The proteins below come from a single Eptesicus fuscus isolate TK198812 chromosome 5, DD_ASM_mEF_20220401, whole genome shotgun sequence genomic window:
- the LOC103302513 gene encoding interferon alpha-inducible protein 27-like protein 2: MIKKAAAAAVGGAVALGAAPLVLGAAGFTGAGIAASSLAAKMMSAAAIAHGGGVPAGSLVAVLQSVGAAGLSTSSNVLLASAGAVLGALLGGSKKAALPSPPAGPGAEGDQPGENAPQVNPPKPPLSSEKPQK, encoded by the exons CCGTGGCCCTGGGCGCCGCGCCCCTGGTGCTGGGCGCCGCGGGCTTCACCGGCGCCGGCATCGCcgcctcctccctggccgccaAGATGATGTCGGCGGCGGCCATCGCCCACGGGGGCGGGGTCCCCGCCGGCAGCCTGGTGGCTGTCCTGCAGTCCGTGG gGGCAGCTGGACTCTCCACGTCGTCCAACGTCCTCCTGGCCTCTGCTGGGGCCGTTCTGGGTGCCTTGCTGGGAGGTTCCAAAAAGGcggcccttccctctcccccagctggccccggggCTGAAGGGGACCAGCCAGGAGAAAACGCACCCCAGGTGAACCCTCCGAAACCCCCCCTCAGCTCCGAGAAGCCTCAGAAATAA
- the LOC129148937 gene encoding protein FAM50A-like → MALEADQGQKMDHPAHRSLALGQLSEASGRILALEGDHETVQGAVREPQGDSLALREGSGTCTELQKETQQLREQVEELGIQLRNEKPTSQHLRALKGQLLKLIDTLRLYRAQQEAEEEQREELREQQKQRTEVQEALLQEQEAKARVTEENERLRQEVEPLPRECQSGSNDDDDDEDDDADVSVFT, encoded by the exons ATGGCCCTCGAGGCTGACCAGGGCCAGAAGATGGACCACCCCGCCCACCGGAGCTTGGCGCTGGGCCAGCTGTCCGAAG CCTCCGGCCGGATCCTGGCATTGGAGGGAGACCACGAGACCGTCCAGGGCGCAGTCCGGGAGCCACAGGGCGACTCCCTGGCACTGCGGGAGGGCAGCGGCACATGCACGGAGCTGCAGAAGGAGACCCAGCAGCTCCGGGAGCAG GTGGAAGAGTTGGGGATCCAACTACGGAATGAGAAGCCCACCAGCCAGCACCTGAGGGCCCTCAAAGGACAGCTGTTGAAACTCATAGACACCCTGAGGCTGTACAGGGCCCAGCAG GAGGCCGAGGAGGAGCAGCGGGAGGAGCTGCGGGAGCAGCAGAAGCAGCGGACTGAAGTCCAGGAGGCCCTGctgcaggagcaggaggccaAGGCCCGGGTCACCGAGGAGAACGAGAGGCTGCGGCAGGAG GTAGAGCCCTTACCCCGGGAATGCCAGTCGGGTAGTAATGACGATGACgatgatgaggatgatgatgcGGATGTCAGTGTCTTTACATAA
- the LOC129148951 gene encoding protein Daple-like isoform X2, translating into MSVQCESLTRLRKDLEEERRHLWSQIDTLKELNQSLLEARAGTWTPNIDSLKTMLTGKAEEEDVFTDLYEAQFPAPRTNQTTKECLLEQEEEGRSQRQASRGQLDSV; encoded by the exons ATGAGCGTCCAGTGCGag TCGCTCACCCGCTTGAGGAAGGACTTGGAGGAGGAGAGACGGCACCTCTGGAGCCAGATAGACACCTTGAAAGAGCTGAACCAGAGCCTCCTGGAAGCGCGTGCCGGGACCTGGACTCCCAACAT AGATTCATTGAAGACCATGCTTacaggaaaggcagaggaggaggacgTGTTTACAGATCTGTACGAGGCCCAGTTTCCTGCTCCCAGGAC CAACCAGACAACAAAAGAGTGCCTTTTGGAGCAGGAAGAAGAAGGACGAAGTCAAAGACAAGCGTCCAGGGGCCAGCTCGACTCTGTCTAA
- the LOC129148951 gene encoding protein Daple-like isoform X1, which produces MSVQCESLTRLRKDLEEERRHLWSQIDTLKELNQSLLEARAGTWTPNIDSLKTMLTGKAEEEDVFTDLYEAQFPAPRTRKRWSRGRAFLRFFHRQRNSSRGQAQSPAESPPGALEAAPACSCWLEDRDARRGPPPKATRQQKSAFWSRKKKDEVKDKRPGASSTLSNLLRFCTC; this is translated from the exons ATGAGCGTCCAGTGCGag TCGCTCACCCGCTTGAGGAAGGACTTGGAGGAGGAGAGACGGCACCTCTGGAGCCAGATAGACACCTTGAAAGAGCTGAACCAGAGCCTCCTGGAAGCGCGTGCCGGGACCTGGACTCCCAACAT AGATTCATTGAAGACCATGCTTacaggaaaggcagaggaggaggacgTGTTTACAGATCTGTACGAGGCCCAGTTTCCTGCTCCCAGGAC GAGAAAGCGCTGGAGTCGAGGCAGAGCCTTCCTCAGATTCTTCCATCGCCAGAGAAACAGCTCCAGAGGACAAGCCCAGTCCCCCGCAGAGAGCCCTCCCGGGGCCCTGGAGGCCGCCCCCGCGTGCTCGTGCTGGCTGGAAGACAGAGATGCCCGCCGTGGGCCCCCGCCAAAGG CAACCAGACAACAAAAGAGTGCCTTTTGGAGCAGGAAGAAGAAGGACGAAGTCAAAGACAAGCGTCCAGGGGCCAGCTCGACTCTGTCTAACCTTCTGCGTTTCTGCACCTGTTGA
- the LOC103302512 gene encoding interferon alpha-inducible protein 27-like protein 2B isoform X1, giving the protein MRMGQSDRGLIGNRALADVIKVWLPCLLIALCTMEAIVASSVVAKIMSAASLAKAGGAASSAVLAGLSSKILSAASLATATAGGAASSNVLAGLSSLGLTVSSKAALGSAASTLGSMLGTLQASSLLASPVAAMTASPLAVKAAAAAIGGAVTVGAVPVVLGAVGFTGAGITASSLAAKMMSVSAIANGGGVAAGSMVATLQSVGAAGLSLSSKVLVGSAGALVSLVV; this is encoded by the exons ATGCGGATGGGACAGAGTGACCGTGGCCTCATTGGGAACAGGGCCTTGGCAGATGTAATCAAG GTGTGGCTCCCCTGCTTGCTTATTGCTCTGTGCACCATGGAAGCCATCGTAGCCTCTTCCGTCGTCGCCAAGATCATGTCAGCAGCGAGCCTGGCCAAAGCTGGCGGGGCGGCCTCCAGCGCTGTCCTGGCTGGGCTGTCATCGAAGATCCTGTCGGCAGCGAGCCTGGCCACAGCCACAGCTGGCGGGGCGGCCTCCAGCAATGTCCTGGCTGGGCTGTCATCCCTGG GGCTCACGGTGTCATCCAAAGCCGCCCTGGGCTCCGCTGCATCCACCCTGGGGTCCATGCTGGGGACGCTGcaagcctcctccctgctggcgtCCCCCGTGGCAGCCATGACCGCTAGCCCACTCGCAG TCAAGGCTGCCGCGGCGGCGATCGGAGGAG CCGTGACGGTGGGCGCTGTGCCCGTGGTCCTGGGCGCCGTGGGCTTCACCGGGGCAGGAATCACCGCCTCCTCCTTGGCGGCCAAAATGATGTCGGTATCCGCCATCGCCAACGGGGGCGGGGTGGCCGCTGGCAGCATGGTGGCTACTCTGCAGTCGGTGG GAGCCGCCGGGCTGTCCCTGTCGTCCAAAGTGCTCGTgggcagtgctggggccctgGTGTCCCTGGTCGTTTAG
- the LOC103302512 gene encoding interferon alpha-inducible protein 27, mitochondrial-like isoform X2, producing the protein MEAIVASSVVAKIMSAASLAKAGGAASSAVLAGLSSKILSAASLATATAGGAASSNVLAGLSSLGLTVSSKAALGSAASTLGSMLGTLQASSLLASPVAAMTASPLAVKAAAAAIGGAVTVGAVPVVLGAVGFTGAGITASSLAAKMMSVSAIANGGGVAAGSMVATLQSVGAAGLSLSSKVLVGSAGALVSLVV; encoded by the exons ATGGAAGCCATCGTAGCCTCTTCCGTCGTCGCCAAGATCATGTCAGCAGCGAGCCTGGCCAAAGCTGGCGGGGCGGCCTCCAGCGCTGTCCTGGCTGGGCTGTCATCGAAGATCCTGTCGGCAGCGAGCCTGGCCACAGCCACAGCTGGCGGGGCGGCCTCCAGCAATGTCCTGGCTGGGCTGTCATCCCTGG GGCTCACGGTGTCATCCAAAGCCGCCCTGGGCTCCGCTGCATCCACCCTGGGGTCCATGCTGGGGACGCTGcaagcctcctccctgctggcgtCCCCCGTGGCAGCCATGACCGCTAGCCCACTCGCAG TCAAGGCTGCCGCGGCGGCGATCGGAGGAG CCGTGACGGTGGGCGCTGTGCCCGTGGTCCTGGGCGCCGTGGGCTTCACCGGGGCAGGAATCACCGCCTCCTCCTTGGCGGCCAAAATGATGTCGGTATCCGCCATCGCCAACGGGGGCGGGGTGGCCGCTGGCAGCATGGTGGCTACTCTGCAGTCGGTGG GAGCCGCCGGGCTGTCCCTGTCGTCCAAAGTGCTCGTgggcagtgctggggccctgGTGTCCCTGGTCGTTTAG